CATAGCCATCGGTAAAAATCATTCCCTCGCGGGCTATGCGGTCAACGTTGGGCGTTTCGTAGTATTTACTTCCCATAATACCGCAATCGGTGTAGCCGTAATCGTCAACTAAAATGAAAAGTACATTGGGTTTCTTTACGGATTCTTGCGGAGTTTGGGGTTGACATGCGCAGCAAGCAAAAAGTGCGCAAAAAATAGTTACCCACGAAAAGCCTTTCATAACGGTTTAATTTTGTTTTATTCTCCTCCGGTTAGTTTATAAATCTCTGAACCTGCGCTTAAAAATGCCCCAGTTCCGTATACTTCTGTTTTGTCGGGCCATGCTTTTCCGGGTGCAGCACCAATGGGTTGTACGTAACCCAACATGCCATCGTCGGTAACATGGCTAACCATGGCATTCCATCCTTTTTTTGCGGCCGGCTCATAAGTGGCTTTATCTAAAATACCCTGGTTTATGCCCCAGGCAAGCCCAAATACAAAAAACGATGAGCCACTGGTTTCAGGAGTAGGATAGAATTTCTGTCCCAGTAAGCTCATGGCCCAATGCCCTTCAGGTGTTTGAATCTCCAAAAGTTTTTTGGCCATTTTCTTGTAAATTTTTAAGAAATATTTGTACTCTTTACTCTCCGGGTTTAGCTCATTCAAAATGTTTACAAGTCCGGCAAATACCCAGCCGTTACCGCGTGACCAGAATACTTTTGTTCCATTGTCGCGCTCTGTTATGTAACGTTCGTCGCGGTAATACAAATGTTCTTTTTTATCAAACAGAAAGTCGGTTGTTGCCTTGTACTCTTCAAACATAAAGTCGAGGTATTTTTTTTCGCTGGTAACTTTATACAGCTTTGCCCAAACCGGTGGCGACATAAAAAGTGCGTCGCACCAGTTCCAACGGTCCTGGTGAAATGGTGTTTTCCAGTTTAAAACCGATTGAGAAGGGTGGTACATAATAAAATCAAACTGTTTTTGGGTTGGTTCGATCATTTTTTTATCGCTGTACTTGCGGTATAATTCAATGTACATTTGTCCTACGGTATGGTCGTCAGCATGGTATTGGCGTTTGTATAGCAACCATTCATTTTCTTCACCGATATTTTTCAACCATTCCCAATATTTTTCATCGTTGGCCATTTTTGCCCACTTTACCATTCCTACGTAAAGTGCTCCGTTGGTCCAATCCAGTGGATGGTGAGGTTTTTGTCTGCCGCTGTAACATTCGTTAAAATGTTCAATTTGCCAGTCGGCAACTTTTTTCATAACTGTTTTTACTTCGGCGGGCTTAATTTCCTGTGCCGATGAATAATTTGCAAAGATTAAGAAGGTTGCAAATAGAAGTAGAAGGGAAAATAACTTGTTCATAATGATTGGTTTAAATTATTGGTATACAAAGTAAATGTAATCTGTCAATTCTCGTGAGAAAATTTGTACAAAAAAGGGAAGGATTGTGTATGTTATAGTTAAATTTATTGCTTTAAGAATGGCAATTTCTTATCTCATAATAGTTTTTTATTCAAAAGTAAACACTTCCGATTTGGTTCGGGCGTCTTTCATAAGTTTCAACAGTTCTTTTACAAGCTCCGGTTGTTGTTCTGCCTGATTGTTTTCTTCGCCAATATCGGTAGAAATGTCGTACAATTCAGTGGTTGTTATTTCCGGAGAAAGCACATCGTACCGAACCAGTTTCCAGTTGTCTTTTCGCAATGCTATACGTCCGTTTTTCTCATGAAATTCCCAGTACAAATAATCGTGCTGAGCTTGCTTTCCGGTATTAAGTAATGTCGGCAGGTACGAGATTCCGTCGATATTTTCTGGCTGTTGGGCACCGGTTAATTCGGCAACGGTTGGCAAAAAGTCCCAAAAAGCCGAGAGGTGATTTGTTTTGCTACCGGCTTTAATTTTTCCGGGCCAGTAGGCAATCATCGGCATTCGGATTCCGCCTTCGTATAAATCGCGTTTATAACCTTTAAAAGGGCCATTGCTGTTAAAATAATCAGGATCGGCACCTCCCTCTAAATGTGGGCCATTATCCGATGAAAATATGATCAGCGTATTTTTTTCGATTCCGAGTTCCTCTAGTTTTGCAACAATTTCACCCACCTGATCATCCAGTAGGTTTATCATTGCAGCAAATGCGGCATGGCTTTCGGGTTGCGAGCCGTAACCTCCTGCTTTAAACCGGGGGTGTCCTTCGTCTGATCCAATATACTTCTTTTCGGGCAGTAGTTTTCCCCTGTACTTTTCCATATATTCTTCGGGCGCAAATAGCTCGGCGTGTGGAATAATGGAGGGATAATACATAAAAAACGGTTTGTTCTTATTGTTTTCGATAAACTTAATGGCCTGTTGGTGAATGGGTATAGGTGCATATATTCCCTGGGCGGTTCCTTCATTTTCTTCCAGCCAAATCGTGTCTTGGTTATGGTTTAAAAAATAGGGGTAATAATTGTGTGCCAGGGTTTGGTGGTTATAGCCAAAAAACTCGTCGAAGCCTTGTTCGTTTGGGGCGCCGGTTGAGCCGGTATAGCCAAGTCCCCATTTGCCAAAAGCACCTGTGGTGTAGCCTTTCTCTTTTAGCATTTTTGCTACTGTTTTGGTATTTGCGGGTAGGGGCCAGTTGCCAAATTCGTCGCGTTTATTTCCTCTAATTGGTGTGTGACCGGTATGTTGACCGGTTAATAAAACCGAACGTGAAGGCGAACAAACCGTTGAGCCGGAGTAGTGTTGCGTGAAGGTTATGCCACCAGCAGCCATTGCATCAATATTTGGTGTTTTAAATTTGGTTTGCCCCTGGCAGCTTATGTCTCCATAGCCCAGGTCGTCGGCCAATATAAAGATGATGTTGGGACTTTGTATTATTTTGTCTTTCCGGCTTTGTTTTGTTTGGCATGCTGATAGCAAAATGAAAACTAGAAATAAAAGGCTAAGTAGTTTTTTCATTGATGTTATTTGTTAATGTACGACTATTATTACAGAATATATACGCATAACGTTTTTGTATTATCCCAAAAATTTATTTAGCGTTAATGACTATTTTTTTGCTTTGAAGATTTTCTCCTGAAACCTCGAGTTCTATTTCTCCCGGATTTTTTGCTGCTTGAACAGTAACCACCAACAGCCCACAAAAAGCTTTCATTGTTGGCAAGTGAAATAGTTCGAGGGAGGTGGCATCGCCATTACAAACTGCCCTAAATTTTCCGGCTCCGCTAACACTGAAACTTAACTGATTATCTGCTGTTGGACAAAGGTTGCCATTTTTATCCACTACCGAAACAGTTATGTAACTCAGGTCGTTTCCATCAGCAGAAATGTTGGTGCGATCAGCCATCAGTTCAACATGGTGCGGTGCACCGGCGGTATGCATTTCTTTTTCAGCAACAGCATTTCCATCATCATCAAAAGCCACTACTTTTACCGTTCCGGGTTCGTATTTTACATCCATCCACATCAGGCGGTTTCGCGTAAGCAGTGTTTCTTTATTTTTGGTTCTTATTCCCTGGCTTTTGCCGTTTACAAATAGTTCGGCACTGTTGTAATTGGTGTATACAAAAACCGGCGTGCTTTTTCCCTCTCGCCCCTGCCAGTTCCAGTGGGGTAGCAGGTGTAAGGTTTCATCGGTGGTATTCCAGCGGCTGCGGTACAGGTAAAAACGGTCTTTGGGCAGACCGGCCAAATCGCAAATGCCAAAATATGAACTGCGCGAGGGCCATGCCTCGTTGTAGGGTGTTGGCTCGCCCAGGTAATCAAAACCTGTCCATACGAACTCTCCAATTACCCAATCAAAATTGTCTTGCCAGTAAAAATCTTCATCCGGAATATTCGACCATGAACAAGCTTCAAGATCGTAAGAGGAGCTTTGAAAATCATCGTATCTTTTCATTTTTGCCTGCTCAACCGGAAATTTATACACCCCGCGAGAACTCACTGTTGATGCCGTTTCGGAACCCAGAATAAATCCTTGAGGGAACCGTTCGTAAGCTTCATTGTACAGAGGTAGCCGGTAATTCAAGCCCGGAATATCCATAATTGCCCCAAAACCATTTTTAAGCGTATTACCCACCTGGTCCATACCAACAGTTACGGGGCGTGTAGGGTCTTCTCGATGAAAAATATCCTGGAGCCATTTTGCCAATTTTACCCCTTCATTTCCCCATTGATCGGGAACCTCGTTGCCCGAACTCCACATTACAATACACGGATGATTTCGGGTGGCCCGCACCAGGTTTACCACGTCTTTTTCTGCCCATTCGTTGAAAAATCGATTGTAGCCGTTTTTTACTTTTGGTTTGGCCCATTCATCGAAACTTTCGGCCAGAAAAATGAAACCCATTTCATCGCAAAGTTCCAGCTGTTCTATTGAGGGCATGTTGTGCGATGAGCGGATGGCATTACAGCCCATATCTTTTAAAATGGTGAGCTGGCGTTTTAAGGCAGCTTTGTTTACCGCAGCTCCGAGTGGCCCCAGGTCGTGGTGTAAACATACCCCTTTAAATTTGGTAACATTGCCGTTCAGTACCAATCCAAATCCTCTTTTGTATTCAACACTTCGAATTCCAAAGCGAATGTTTTGTTCGTCTTTTAAGGTGTTGCCCTGGTAGAGTTTCATTGTTGCGGTGTACAGATAGGGTGTTTCAATATCCCAAAGTTTTGGATTGGGTACAGCAATGTTTTGTTCTGTTTTATTTCCAAAAATTTCATTGCTTGTATTGCTGGCAACCAGTTTCCCATCGGCATCTTTAATTTCAGTGAGTACTTTTACATCTTCACCGTTAATTTCGGCTTTTATGTTCACCTGGGCCATTTCTTCCGAAACAAAAGGAGTGCTTATAAATGTACCCCATTGTTTAAAGTTTACCTGGTTTTTAACTATCAGCTGCACTTTTCGGTAGATTCCTGCACCCGGATACCAGCGCGAAGAGGACTCTTTGTTTTCGAGCCGAACTGCTAACAGGTTTTCCTGCCCGGGTTTAATATGCTCGCTTATATCAAAATAAAAATAAGCATAACCGTAGGGGTGGTTTCCAACTTTGGTGCCATTAATCCATACATGGGCATCACTCATGGCGCCATCAAAAACCAACAGCACTTTTTGGCCGCTCATTAAAGCTGGCACTTTAAACGTTTTTCGATACCAGCCTACGCCAATGTGAGGTAAGGCACCTGTTCTACCTGTTCTCAGTCGTGCTGTTTTTTCCATGTCTTGCGTAACCTGTACTTTTTGGGCATCAATTTCCTTGTTGAATGGACCTTTAATAGCCCAGTCGTGCGGAATGTCAACGGTTTCCCAATGGCTAACGTCGGTTTCGGGCAGTTGGGCGTGAGTAATATCTTCGTTAATAAATTTCCATTCGTTGGAAAGGGACTGAGTGGTTCTTGTTGTTGTTTCAGTTTTTGCGCAGGAGGCGAAAAGAATTACCAGGAAAAGAAAAGAATAAATAGGTTTCATAGCTTTTGTTTAAAGTCTTTATAAAAGTAAAGACGTTATTGCCCGGAAATTTACGCACAGCAGGTAGTAATTTTTTTCCAAAGACCAATGTGAATTGAACTTCGGGCAGGCATGGTTTTACTACAAATATGCAAAGAAATCTGATATTTTTGTGGGATGCCAGGTACTAATCAGCCCTGAAGCCGACAGATTACAACGAATTACAGTGAGAGAGGCAGGCTGAAATAGAAACTGCTTCCCTGGTCAACCTCGCTTTCAACCCAAATATTGCCCCCATTTATTTTAACAAACTCGTGACACATAATAAGTCCCAGTCCGGTTCCTTTTTCATGGGCTGTTCCATCGCGCTGTACCTGTTTTTCAATTTTAAACAGGTTCTGTATCAGTTGTTCCGGCATGCCAATGCCATTGTCTTTAACCGTAACAATCAGCATGTTCTCCTTTTTACTTGCAAGCAAAGCTATTTTGCCTTTTTTTCTCGAGAATTTGATGGCATTATTCAGCAGGTTTCGAACCACAAAATTTACCATGTCTAAATCGGCATACACCATCACTTTTATTGTTGAAAGATCGATGGTTAATTCTTTTGATTTTGCCACTTCAAGAAAAAGATCTTTGTTGGCTTCAAAAACTTTATGAATAAAGAATGGCTGAGGTTCGAATTTTATTGCTCCGGTTTGTGTTCTCGACCATTCCAAAAGATTTTCGAGCAACTGGTAACCACTTGTTGCCGCCTGGTACATGCCATCAATAAGCACATCAAAATCTTCGGTGTTTTTGGCCTCTTTTTCATTCCGAAGCATATCGGAAATGCCAATTAAAACATTAAACGGGTTTTTTAAATCATGTGCAATTATCGAAAAGAATTTGTCTTTGGTGGCGTTCAATTTTTTTAGGTTCTTTTCATCTTCGGCTAGTTTTACCAGGTTGTTTTCGAGCATTAATTTTTGCCGGTTAATGGTGTTGTAGTTGGCTTTTAGCTCATCGGTATGTTTTTTTCGAAGAATAAGATAAAAGCTAAGTACCAGAAGAATAATTAAAAGAACAATAATGGCAAAAGCTGCTTTCACACGAAACCTGAATTGATCGCTTTGCGTTTTGGCCGATTCCAATTCTTGCTCCAAAACCAGTTTCTTTCTTTCGGCACGAACAATTTCATCACGCTCAAAGTTACTAAGTGCTTCTGCAATTTCATCCGGACTTAACATTTCAAATGCTTCTTTAGCTTTCGAAATCATTTCGTAGGCTTTGTTGTATTGTTGCAGCCCGGCGTATGCTGCTCCTTTTTCAGTGTAATAATCAGAGATGTAGTCGTATTTTTCAAGTTCCCTGCTTTGCTCAATCGCCTTATCAAATAAACGTATGGCTGCATGGAAGTTATTTCTTTTAAGCTGATACTTGCCTTCAACATAATAGATTTCAACGGCCAGTTTTGTAAATTGTTCCTCGTTGGCCAATTGCTTAATTTTGTTGATATAGGTTTGTGCTGAGGCCAGGTCGTTTATTTCGAGGTAATAAATTATAAACCCCAGTATTACCTCAATTTCCCGCTGTTTGTCGGCAACTTGGGGCAAGAGTTCAAGTGCATGGTTTAAATGGTTTAAAGCTTCATCAGGCCGGTTTAATTTTAAGAGTGAATAGGCAATTGAAGTATGCGAAAGACATTGGTTGTCGATGTTTCCGGTTACCATGTCAACATCCAGCGCTTTTTCATAAAAAAGCAGGGCGCTCCGATATTCTTTTAAATACTCGTAATACCACCCAATGTTACTGTATGCCTCTGATAATACGTGAGTTTCATTGTTCTCTTCGCAAAGTACTTTAGCGTTAATCAGGTATTGAAGTGCTTTAACCTGGTCTTTACCGTAAGAGTAGAGTACGCCAAGGTTATGAAAACACGAAATCAATGATAAGGTATCTTTTGTTTCGGTAAAGATATTTATTGCTTGCTCCAGGTTGGCAATTGCGGGCAACCAATCGCCTGATTGGTCGTAGTTGTAACTAATAAGAAACAGCGCCGTTCCTTCTCCGTATTTGTAATTAATTTTTTGTGAAAGGTTGAGCGCCTTTTGGGCAAACACTAAAGAACTATCCGAATTAAAATAGCTGTATTGATCGGAAAGGGTGATGTAGGTATCAACCATGTTTTGGGCATTGGTTTCGTTTGTAAGGCTGGCTTTTAACGAATCTATTTCCGGCGATTCAAAACCAAAAACGGGCGGAAAATAACCAAGTGTTATCCAAATAAAAAGTAGTGCGGTATGTATTTTAAAAGTTTTCATAGGTTTGTACAGCGTGTGCAAATATAATTAAATCAGTAGTATACGATACTGTTGAATAATAAAATGACTGATTTTTAATTGTAGCTAACTGAATTTTACTGTTATAATTCAAGCTAATGTTAACCAATTGCCTGTTAAACATGATAAATTTCATAATTCTATTTCTTTTTTTACCTTGTGACATTAAGATTGAGAATGTAAACCGTGAAATGTATGCTGAAACAATACTTAGGTATAGCAAGTATCGCCCTGCTTTTTATGGTAGCTTCATGCTCCTCAAACAAACAGCAAAATAAAAAAAGTAA
Above is a genomic segment from uncultured Draconibacterium sp. containing:
- a CDS encoding arylsulfatase, with the translated sequence MKKLLSLLFLVFILLSACQTKQSRKDKIIQSPNIIFILADDLGYGDISCQGQTKFKTPNIDAMAAGGITFTQHYSGSTVCSPSRSVLLTGQHTGHTPIRGNKRDEFGNWPLPANTKTVAKMLKEKGYTTGAFGKWGLGYTGSTGAPNEQGFDEFFGYNHQTLAHNYYPYFLNHNQDTIWLEENEGTAQGIYAPIPIHQQAIKFIENNKNKPFFMYYPSIIPHAELFAPEEYMEKYRGKLLPEKKYIGSDEGHPRFKAGGYGSQPESHAAFAAMINLLDDQVGEIVAKLEELGIEKNTLIIFSSDNGPHLEGGADPDYFNSNGPFKGYKRDLYEGGIRMPMIAYWPGKIKAGSKTNHLSAFWDFLPTVAELTGAQQPENIDGISYLPTLLNTGKQAQHDYLYWEFHEKNGRIALRKDNWKLVRYDVLSPEITTTELYDISTDIGEENNQAEQQPELVKELLKLMKDARTKSEVFTFE
- a CDS encoding ATP-binding protein, yielding MKTFKIHTALLFIWITLGYFPPVFGFESPEIDSLKASLTNETNAQNMVDTYITLSDQYSYFNSDSSLVFAQKALNLSQKINYKYGEGTALFLISYNYDQSGDWLPAIANLEQAINIFTETKDTLSLISCFHNLGVLYSYGKDQVKALQYLINAKVLCEENNETHVLSEAYSNIGWYYEYLKEYRSALLFYEKALDVDMVTGNIDNQCLSHTSIAYSLLKLNRPDEALNHLNHALELLPQVADKQREIEVILGFIIYYLEINDLASAQTYINKIKQLANEEQFTKLAVEIYYVEGKYQLKRNNFHAAIRLFDKAIEQSRELEKYDYISDYYTEKGAAYAGLQQYNKAYEMISKAKEAFEMLSPDEIAEALSNFERDEIVRAERKKLVLEQELESAKTQSDQFRFRVKAAFAIIVLLIILLVLSFYLILRKKHTDELKANYNTINRQKLMLENNLVKLAEDEKNLKKLNATKDKFFSIIAHDLKNPFNVLIGISDMLRNEKEAKNTEDFDVLIDGMYQAATSGYQLLENLLEWSRTQTGAIKFEPQPFFIHKVFEANKDLFLEVAKSKELTIDLSTIKVMVYADLDMVNFVVRNLLNNAIKFSRKKGKIALLASKKENMLIVTVKDNGIGMPEQLIQNLFKIEKQVQRDGTAHEKGTGLGLIMCHEFVKINGGNIWVESEVDQGSSFYFSLPLSL
- a CDS encoding glycoside hydrolase family 88 protein, coding for MNKLFSLLLLFATFLIFANYSSAQEIKPAEVKTVMKKVADWQIEHFNECYSGRQKPHHPLDWTNGALYVGMVKWAKMANDEKYWEWLKNIGEENEWLLYKRQYHADDHTVGQMYIELYRKYSDKKMIEPTQKQFDFIMYHPSQSVLNWKTPFHQDRWNWCDALFMSPPVWAKLYKVTSEKKYLDFMFEEYKATTDFLFDKKEHLYYRDERYITERDNGTKVFWSRGNGWVFAGLVNILNELNPESKEYKYFLKIYKKMAKKLLEIQTPEGHWAMSLLGQKFYPTPETSGSSFFVFGLAWGINQGILDKATYEPAAKKGWNAMVSHVTDDGMLGYVQPIGAAPGKAWPDKTEVYGTGAFLSAGSEIYKLTGGE
- the galB gene encoding beta-galactosidase GalB; translated protein: MKPIYSFLFLVILFASCAKTETTTRTTQSLSNEWKFINEDITHAQLPETDVSHWETVDIPHDWAIKGPFNKEIDAQKVQVTQDMEKTARLRTGRTGALPHIGVGWYRKTFKVPALMSGQKVLLVFDGAMSDAHVWINGTKVGNHPYGYAYFYFDISEHIKPGQENLLAVRLENKESSSRWYPGAGIYRKVQLIVKNQVNFKQWGTFISTPFVSEEMAQVNIKAEINGEDVKVLTEIKDADGKLVASNTSNEIFGNKTEQNIAVPNPKLWDIETPYLYTATMKLYQGNTLKDEQNIRFGIRSVEYKRGFGLVLNGNVTKFKGVCLHHDLGPLGAAVNKAALKRQLTILKDMGCNAIRSSHNMPSIEQLELCDEMGFIFLAESFDEWAKPKVKNGYNRFFNEWAEKDVVNLVRATRNHPCIVMWSSGNEVPDQWGNEGVKLAKWLQDIFHREDPTRPVTVGMDQVGNTLKNGFGAIMDIPGLNYRLPLYNEAYERFPQGFILGSETASTVSSRGVYKFPVEQAKMKRYDDFQSSSYDLEACSWSNIPDEDFYWQDNFDWVIGEFVWTGFDYLGEPTPYNEAWPSRSSYFGICDLAGLPKDRFYLYRSRWNTTDETLHLLPHWNWQGREGKSTPVFVYTNYNSAELFVNGKSQGIRTKNKETLLTRNRLMWMDVKYEPGTVKVVAFDDDGNAVAEKEMHTAGAPHHVELMADRTNISADGNDLSYITVSVVDKNGNLCPTADNQLSFSVSGAGKFRAVCNGDATSLELFHLPTMKAFCGLLVVTVQAAKNPGEIELEVSGENLQSKKIVINAK